Below is a window of bacterium DNA.
GCGTCCGCCTGGCCGGTGAGGCCGCCGCCGGTGAGGGTGGCGTGCACGTCGAAGCGGTCGGCGGCGTTGGACGCCTCGAGGGGGTGCCGGACTCTCTTGCGCCACACCTCCCGGGGGAAGTGGTCCTCCATCTCGCGCCGGTTGACCAGGATCCTGCCCTCGCCGGGCACGAGGCGCACCCGGGCGATGGCGGTCTTGCGGCGGCCGGTGGCCCAGATGGAGCTCTTTTCGATCATGACGCTCCTCAACCCTCGAGGGTGTAGGCCGCGGGTTTTTGTGCCTGGTGCCTGTGCTCGGGTCCCGCGTAGACCCGCAGGCGTTTGAGCATCTTCCGCCCGAGGTGGTTCTTGGGCACCATTCCCGCCACGGCCCAGTGGACGGCGAGGTCGGGGTGGTGCTCCATTATCTCGGCGTAGGGGGTGGACTTCAGCCCGCCGGGGTAACCCGAGTGGTGGCGGTGGAACTTCTGTTCCAGTTTGCGGCCGGTGAGCT
It encodes the following:
- the rpsI gene encoding 30S ribosomal protein S9; its protein translation is MIEKSSIWATGRRKTAIARVRLVPGEGRILVNRREMEDHFPREVWRKRVRHPLEASNAADRFDVHATLTGGGLTGQADALSLGIARALEKYDPELRHTLKEAGLLRRDARIKERKKYGQRGARARFQFSKR
- the rplM gene encoding 50S ribosomal protein L13; translated protein: MGTFQKKLADVERAWHVVDAADAPLGRVATRVAGLLRGKHKTYWAPHLDAGDFVVVVNAARVKLTGRKLEQKFHRHHSGYPGGLKSTPYAEIMEHHPDLAVHWAVAGMVPKNHLGRKMLKRLRVYAGPEHRHQAQKPAAYTLEG